A section of the Rubritalea squalenifaciens DSM 18772 genome encodes:
- a CDS encoding transposase: MQKQTHSEEQIIGILREADGGKTVRQVCKDHNISDKTYYRWKRKYGRMEVADAKRLRELEKENTELKKIVAEQLLNIKVLEHVNAKKW; encoded by the coding sequence ATGCAGAAACAGACACACTCTGAAGAGCAGATCATAGGAATACTAAGGGAGGCTGATGGCGGCAAGACGGTACGCCAGGTCTGCAAGGACCACAACATCAGCGACAAGACCTACTACCGATGGAAGCGGAAATATGGCAGGATGGAGGTCGCGGACGCGAAGCGTCTGCGGGAACTAGAGAAGGAGAACACCGAGCTGAAGAAGATTGTCGCGGAGCAACTTCTGAACATCAAGGTGCTGGAGCACGTGAACGCAAAAAAGTGGTGA